The uncultured Cohaesibacter sp. region TTGCTGTAAAAACAGATAGCCGCACACCACAAGCAGAAGTGAAAAGGCCAGAAAAATAACTTGGCGAGGTAATATGTTCTGCATGAGAAAACCGCAACACTAATATTCAACTCTGGCTAAATCTACTATCCAAGATTTAACACTTGGTTGTGTGTTCAATTTTCTCTCACTTGGCCGGTTTATGACTCACATAAGCTCAGTTTGGTCTATATGTCTGAAAATATGAAGAAATACGCATCAGGTGCAAGCTGAGTGTGAAATCCATTGGGACGATCTGCCACAGAATGCTGGCAAAAAAAACACAAACATTCATAGCTGTGCGCTGAAGAAATGGCTCCGCATTGACACCAAGCCCTTGCATGGCATCAGTGGATTTCAAAAGGCGAGAAGAAACAGCGTGATCAGCCCCTATATCAGAGGAGGACAAATGATATCGCTTTGAAGAAGAGAATTGGCTGGGGTGGTAGGATTCGAACCTACGATACACGATACCAAAAACCGATGCCTTACCACTTGGCCACACCCCAGCAAGCCCGAATAATTGCTCCGGCTTAGAGTAGGCTTTCTATACAGAAGGCCGATGGGTCGTGCAATGCTTTAAACCAAATTTTTCACAAGTGAGGACCATCTTTCATAAATCGGTTTGGTGTCCACTCTTTGTCTTGGCAGAAAAGAGGCTGTAAGGGCAGAAAAAGCACTCCATATGATATCCGACGTGGAAATCTTTCAAAGAGTTTAGAAATTTGTCTTTTCTGCTCTTGCCATACTGTGATGGGGAGGCTATAAGCGCCTCCACCAGAGGTACGGAGCGTAGCGCAGCCTGGTAGCGCATCTGGTTTGGGACCAGAGGGTCGGAGGTTCGAATCCTCTCGCTCCGACCATTTATTCTTATTTTCTCAATAGTTATAGATGGTCGTTACGCATGACGCGCAAGATGTTTCCTTGCGCACGAGCGGTTTCCCGGGTTTTTCTTTTGATACATGAACGCTGAGTCCGCAGGCCTCAATCCAGCGTCAGATTGTCATCGAATACAGACCTGTTTGCCATATATTCAGGCTCGATATGGATCGTCACCACGGCGTGAGGCATTTCTTTTTGCAGGGCATTTTCGATTCTGTCGCAAATGGCGTGGGCGTCATAGACGCTCATCTGGCTGGGGACTACCAGATGAAACTCGACAAATATCACTCGGCCAGCATGGCGCGTGCGGATATCATGCGCTTCGATTGCGCCGTCCGCATTGGCCATGATGGTCGTGCGCAGCTGCAACAACTCCTCAGGATCAATGGCTTCATCCATGAGCCCGCTTAATGACCCCTTGATCAGCTCCCATCCCGTCCAGAGAATGGAAACGCCGACAAACATGGCGAGCAACGGATCAAGCCACACGAGCCCTGTGAGCTTGGCCAACGTGACACCGGCGATGACTCCGATAGAGGTGACAACATCAGTAAATAGATGTTTGCCATCTGCCACAAGGGCAGGGGAGCGCAGCTTTTTGCCGATGCGCACCAATGTAAAGGCCCAACCGGCATTGAGGATGCCACCAAGGCCGTTGAGCACCAGTCCGATAACCGGCACTGAAAGGTCGCGTGGATTGGTGAAAACCGCATAGGCCTCCATGAAAATCGCGATTGCAGCCAGAACCACAAGCACACCTTCAGCCACCGCCGAAAGATATTCCGCCTTATGGTGGCCGAACTGGTGATTATGATCTGCTGGCTTTTCGCCGAGCCAGAGAGCAATCAGAACCGCAAAGGCGGCGGCCAGATTGATCAGGGTTTCCAATGCATCAGAATAGAGCCCGACCGAGTTGGTCATGGCATAGGCTGCATACTTCAGCGCCAATACCACTAAGGCAACCAAAACGGACCCAATTGCCAACTGCTTGGAAGACAATTTGCTCACCGGCTTTTTCAAGGATGCTGGATCATTCATGGCTTGTCAGACGAGTCCATTTTGTATGTTTTTGATAGATGCCGCCCAATCCGTGGATCTGTCAAGCAGATCGGAGACGGGTAGTGGGCTTCTCGCATAGGCCTATGGTGATTCCCATATGTGAAATTGTCCTAACGGCTTTGCCGTGTATAACTGGCTTTGCCTGTTGGTGAGCGGTTCGGGGCAATTGTAATGATGCGCCGACAGTCCTAATGTTAGGCAAACTCCCCTTGAGTGCCGATTATACAGTGTGCGTCTCCTGCAGCGAGGGCCTCGCGCCGATTAACGCTCCAAAGGGGTTCATCGATTTTCATCATTGAATAGTTTAGAAGAAAAAGAAAGGGCCCCTCATGTCGCGCATCGTCTATGTCAATGGAGAATATCTGCCAGAGGAAGAAGCCAAAATCTCGATCTTTGATCGTGGCTTTCTGTTTGCTGACGGTGTTTATGAGGTTTCGACCATCCTTGATGGCAAGCTGGTTGATAATGCGGGCCATCTTGCACGCCTGCAGCGCTCGCTCGCAGAGCTCGATATTCCGGCCCCTTGCTCTATGGAAGAGATCGAAACAATCCAACACACCCTGATTGAGCGCAACGCTATTACGGCTGGCAGTATCTATTTGCAGGTGACACGCGGTGCTGAAGATCGCAATTTCCTTTGGTCTGAGGGCCTGAAGCCATCGCTAATCATGTTCACCCAGACGCGTGGCGCCAAGATGGACAAGGTGGCAGAGAAGGGCCTTGATGTGATTTCCCAGCCAGACATCCGCTGGCAGCGCCGCGACATCAAGACCGTGGCGCTTTTGCCTGCTTCTCTGGCCAAGCGCAAGGCTATTGCCGAAGGGGCGAATGATGCATGGTTGGTTGAAGATGGCATGATCACGGAAGGTACTTCCAACAACGCCCATATCATCACCAAGGATGGCAAGCTGGTGACCCGCGCCCTGTCCAACAAGATCCTGCATGGCATCACGCGCAAGGCGGTACTGGCCTTAGCTAAGGAAGCCGGGTTAACGGTCGAAGAGCGCAGTTTCTCGCCTGCAGAGGTCAAGGATTCCGCAGAGGCCTTTGTTACCTCCGCCACCATGTTTGTCTCGCCTGTTGTCTCCTTTGATGGCGTAAAGATTGGCGACGGAAAGCCGGGCCCCCACACAACGCGCTTGCGTGATCTTTATATCGAGTTTGCCAAAAAGAGCCTGAGCTAAAAACCATCACCCCTTGAATGTTGACGGCTTTAACCCCATTTCATCGGAGCAACTTTGATGCATGGAGAAAAGGTCCGCATTATGGGAAATCTCGATAAACCGTCTTTCGAGCCGGTCATGAGCTTGCTCGTAGGCCTGATGATCGTAGCTGCAATGGTGCTGGTCTGGCTTCTTTGATGGGGGTAGACGTCAAAAATTCAGACCCTTTTACAAGATTGGACATCCCGGCGCGCTCCGGGATGATCTTTTTAAGAGGAATTGGCTATGACCGATAAAGCGACGCCAGAGAATTCCGCCGTTGAGCACGTCTATTTGAAAGACCGCATGCGCGGATATCGGGGATGGCTCAAGATCGTCGTTTATACACTTTCCGGCATTGTCATGCTTTCTATGTTTGCCAGCAACATGCTTCAAAGCTTCTAAAGGCGATCGGCTGGATCAGCCATTTTTGCAAAGACACAAACATTTTCACGAGGCCACTATGACTGCCAAGCAAAGACAAAGGCTATGGAAACGTTGGTTAAGCCCGTCTCTCATTGCGCTTTGCGTTCTGGTCGGGCTGGCA contains the following coding sequences:
- a CDS encoding cation diffusion facilitator family transporter, which codes for MNDPASLKKPVSKLSSKQLAIGSVLVALVVLALKYAAYAMTNSVGLYSDALETLINLAAAFAVLIALWLGEKPADHNHQFGHHKAEYLSAVAEGVLVVLAAIAIFMEAYAVFTNPRDLSVPVIGLVLNGLGGILNAGWAFTLVRIGKKLRSPALVADGKHLFTDVVTSIGVIAGVTLAKLTGLVWLDPLLAMFVGVSILWTGWELIKGSLSGLMDEAIDPEELLQLRTTIMANADGAIEAHDIRTRHAGRVIFVEFHLVVPSQMSVYDAHAICDRIENALQKEMPHAVVTIHIEPEYMANRSVFDDNLTLD
- a CDS encoding D-amino-acid transaminase; protein product: MSRIVYVNGEYLPEEEAKISIFDRGFLFADGVYEVSTILDGKLVDNAGHLARLQRSLAELDIPAPCSMEEIETIQHTLIERNAITAGSIYLQVTRGAEDRNFLWSEGLKPSLIMFTQTRGAKMDKVAEKGLDVISQPDIRWQRRDIKTVALLPASLAKRKAIAEGANDAWLVEDGMITEGTSNNAHIITKDGKLVTRALSNKILHGITRKAVLALAKEAGLTVEERSFSPAEVKDSAEAFVTSATMFVSPVVSFDGVKIGDGKPGPHTTRLRDLYIEFAKKSLS